In the genome of Shewanella glacialimarina, one region contains:
- a CDS encoding gamma-glutamyl-gamma-aminobutyrate hydrolase family protein produces the protein MSLSKVPMIGVVACNQQIGLHPFNIVGEKYLLSVVNGAKGFPLVIPSLGLAVPAAELLSRLDGILFTGSPSNVEPHHFQGPASAEGTHHDPKRDATTLPLIKAAIDAGVPVFGICRGFQEMNVVYGGSLHQKLHEVGQFIEHREDKTAPVDVQYGLSHAIDIVPGGLLHQAWGSERAEVNSVHTQGVDRLGPELTPEAYSPDGLVEAFSVKGAKAFALGVQWHPEWKVQDNQFYSSIFDAFGNACRLHAANREK, from the coding sequence ATGTCTTTGTCAAAAGTCCCAATGATTGGGGTAGTGGCATGTAATCAACAAATAGGATTACACCCATTTAATATTGTGGGTGAAAAATACTTGCTCAGCGTCGTTAACGGTGCGAAAGGATTTCCTTTGGTTATCCCCTCTTTGGGTTTAGCCGTACCCGCCGCAGAATTACTTTCTCGCCTGGATGGCATTTTATTTACCGGTTCACCATCTAATGTGGAGCCACATCATTTTCAAGGTCCAGCTAGCGCAGAAGGCACTCATCATGATCCTAAGCGCGATGCGACTACCTTACCCCTAATTAAAGCGGCCATAGATGCTGGTGTGCCTGTGTTCGGTATTTGTCGTGGCTTTCAAGAGATGAATGTGGTCTATGGCGGCAGTTTGCACCAAAAACTGCATGAGGTCGGCCAATTTATTGAACACAGAGAAGATAAAACGGCTCCGGTAGATGTGCAGTATGGCTTGTCACATGCTATCGATATAGTGCCTGGTGGTTTACTTCATCAAGCTTGGGGCAGTGAACGTGCTGAAGTGAATTCAGTGCATACTCAAGGCGTCGACAGATTAGGCCCAGAATTAACACCAGAGGCGTATTCGCCAGACGGGTTAGTTGAAGCATTTTCTGTAAAAGGTGCTAAGGCTTTTGCGTTAGGAGTGCAATGGCACCCAGAATGGAAAGTGCAAGATAACCAGTTTTATTCATCAATTTTTGATGCATTCGGCAATGCGTGCCGTTTGCATGCAGCTAACCGAGAGAAATAA
- a CDS encoding cupin domain-containing protein, protein MDIGASLKAVRKMRGLSQRELAKRAGVTNSTISMIEKNSVSPSISSLKKVLAGIPMSLVEFFSIEEGTVGEQKVVYRSEELLDIGTGDLVYKLIGRDFPNRAMSLMYETYPPKTSTGDDMLQHRGEEGAYILEGKIELTVADETFVLHKGDSYYFKSELPHKFANPFEEPCRLVSATTPGDF, encoded by the coding sequence TTGGATATAGGGGCAAGCTTAAAAGCTGTTCGAAAAATGCGCGGTCTTTCCCAGCGCGAGTTAGCTAAGCGTGCAGGCGTGACCAATAGTACTATTTCAATGATTGAAAAAAACAGTGTTAGTCCTTCTATCAGCTCCTTAAAGAAGGTCCTCGCTGGGATCCCTATGTCATTGGTTGAGTTCTTTTCTATTGAGGAAGGCACTGTCGGTGAACAAAAAGTCGTTTATCGCTCTGAAGAGTTACTCGATATTGGTACCGGTGATTTAGTTTATAAGCTTATTGGTCGAGACTTCCCAAATCGTGCAATGTCACTGATGTATGAAACTTATCCGCCAAAAACAAGCACTGGCGATGACATGCTGCAGCATCGTGGCGAAGAGGGCGCTTATATTCTAGAGGGAAAAATTGAGCTTACTGTTGCCGATGAGACCTTTGTGCTGCACAAAGGCGATAGCTATTACTTTAAGAGTGAATTGCCACATAAGTTTGCAAATCCCTTCGAAGAGCCATGCCGTTTGGTCAGTGCAACCACGCCAGGTGATTTTTAG
- a CDS encoding NAD(P)/FAD-dependent oxidoreductase: protein MSQPSPIHSDKYPDSFYFHSVKELFDYPQLTESITVDVCIVGGGFTGINTAIELAQKGFSVAVLEAKRIGWGASGRNGGELIRGIGHDANQFNNVIGTEGVNAITQMGFEAVEIVKQRVQQHNIQCDLTMGYCDLAVKPRHMHELEQEFTDLKQAGYQHDIQLLDKAHISDVIQSDFYQGALVDMGSGHLHPLNLVLGEARVARELGVQIFEYSPAEHIYKGDKPVVKTAHGEVNCQFLVLAGNAYIGHKLNDYVGGKVLPAGSYLLATEPLTAAQCQAIIPQNMAFADMRVALDYFHLSADNRLLFGGLCTYSGKDPSNIEAALRPNLEHVFPQLKGVKIDYQWGGMIGIGANRMPQIGRLPDAKNIFYAQAYSGHGVNATHMAAKLIAEAITEQAERFDIFDQIKHMTFPGGPHFRSPMLAAGMLYHRFKDIF, encoded by the coding sequence ATGTCACAGCCCTCACCTATCCATAGCGATAAATATCCTGACTCTTTTTACTTTCACAGCGTTAAAGAATTATTTGACTACCCACAACTAACAGAATCTATCACTGTTGATGTCTGTATTGTTGGCGGTGGGTTTACGGGTATAAATACCGCGATAGAACTGGCTCAAAAAGGCTTTAGCGTGGCGGTTTTAGAAGCGAAACGCATCGGTTGGGGAGCGTCAGGGCGCAACGGCGGAGAGCTAATTCGTGGTATTGGCCATGATGCCAACCAATTTAACAATGTCATCGGCACTGAGGGCGTAAACGCCATCACGCAAATGGGCTTTGAAGCGGTTGAAATTGTTAAACAACGCGTACAACAGCACAACATCCAATGCGACTTAACAATGGGTTATTGTGACTTAGCAGTAAAACCTCGGCACATGCATGAGTTAGAGCAAGAGTTTACCGACTTAAAACAAGCGGGCTATCAACATGATATTCAATTACTTGATAAAGCACACATCAGTGACGTTATCCAATCTGATTTCTATCAAGGTGCGTTAGTCGACATGGGCAGTGGTCACTTACACCCGCTGAACTTAGTGCTGGGTGAAGCAAGAGTTGCCCGTGAGTTAGGGGTACAGATTTTTGAGTACAGCCCAGCGGAGCATATTTACAAAGGTGATAAACCAGTGGTTAAAACCGCACATGGTGAAGTTAATTGTCAGTTTTTAGTCTTGGCCGGTAATGCGTATATTGGCCATAAACTTAACGATTATGTCGGCGGAAAGGTACTTCCGGCAGGCAGTTACTTACTGGCGACCGAGCCATTAACTGCAGCGCAATGCCAAGCGATTATTCCACAGAATATGGCTTTTGCAGATATGCGCGTAGCCTTAGATTACTTTCATTTATCCGCTGACAATCGGTTATTGTTTGGTGGTTTATGCACTTACTCAGGTAAAGACCCCAGCAATATTGAAGCAGCACTGCGGCCCAATTTAGAACATGTATTCCCGCAACTTAAAGGGGTTAAGATTGATTACCAGTGGGGAGGGATGATTGGTATAGGTGCTAACAGAATGCCGCAAATAGGGCGATTACCCGATGCTAAAAATATTTTCTATGCACAAGCTTATTCAGGACATGGCGTCAACGCCACTCATATGGCAGCAAAACTCATTGCCGAAGCTATCACTGAGCAAGCCGAACGGTTTGATATTTTTGATCAGATAAAACACATGACATTCCCAGGCGGGCCACATTTTCGCTCGCCTATGTTAGCGGCAGGTATGTTATATCATCGTTTTAAAGATATTTTCTAA
- a CDS encoding ZIP family metal transporter, with protein sequence MSDVLIVVGVTLLAGLAMPLGAVIAQMEHIKSDWLQQEFRHGVMAFGGGALLSAVGLVLVPESVEVLSLPLAVLFFGLGALAFMLLDILLIKINTPASQLSAMLADFIPESIALGAALATGSKTAFLLAALIGLQNLPEGFNAYRELNQHNRIKPGLLIGIFALIALFGPIAGIIGYVWLADQPEVIGVIMIFASGGILYSVFQDIAPQVKLEQHWFPPCGAVLGFGLGMVGYMLT encoded by the coding sequence ATGTCTGATGTATTGATCGTGGTGGGTGTTACTTTACTAGCAGGTTTGGCTATGCCACTTGGTGCGGTTATCGCTCAGATGGAGCACATCAAGTCTGATTGGCTGCAACAGGAGTTTCGCCATGGCGTGATGGCTTTTGGTGGCGGGGCGCTGTTATCTGCAGTTGGTTTGGTGTTAGTGCCTGAAAGTGTTGAGGTACTATCACTCCCATTGGCAGTTCTGTTTTTTGGGCTAGGCGCATTGGCGTTTATGTTGTTAGATATTTTATTGATTAAAATCAATACCCCAGCCAGTCAATTAAGCGCCATGCTGGCGGATTTTATTCCTGAATCTATTGCTTTAGGCGCTGCATTGGCTACCGGCAGTAAAACGGCCTTTTTATTAGCAGCATTAATTGGATTACAAAATTTACCAGAAGGGTTTAATGCTTATCGAGAGTTAAACCAACATAATCGTATTAAGCCTGGGTTATTAATAGGCATTTTTGCGCTAATTGCTCTGTTTGGGCCTATTGCTGGCATCATTGGTTATGTTTGGTTAGCGGACCAACCTGAGGTTATTGGAGTAATAATGATATTTGCCTCAGGTGGTATTCTTTATTCAGTATTTCAAGATATTGCTCCCCAAGTAAAGTTAGAGCAACATTGGTTTCCACCTTGCGGAGCGGTACTTGGTTTTGGGCTGGGTATGGTCGGTTATATGTTGACGTAA